Proteins from a genomic interval of Rubinisphaera italica:
- a CDS encoding GDSL-type esterase/lipase family protein: MLLRNRFSFLSLFLCLTIGSTITFAADDAPKDPASKWDGEMKRFAALDEKKMPEKNGILFVGSSSIRMWDTDASFPDLDVTNRGFGGSQTSDVLYHFDKVVNKYEPSKIVFYCGDNDIAKGKSPEKVICDFKAFMKQVYEELPEGTTVYYLPIKPSQSRWKMWEEMNQVNMAIKKFSEQVGQLEYVDTATVLLNEEGKPRDDIFMKDGLHLNKIGYGLWNPVVRKALTE; the protein is encoded by the coding sequence GTTTTTCATTTCTTTCTTTATTTCTATGCCTGACAATTGGCTCGACAATTACATTTGCCGCCGATGATGCTCCGAAAGATCCCGCGTCTAAATGGGATGGGGAAATGAAGCGATTTGCGGCATTGGATGAAAAGAAGATGCCCGAGAAAAACGGGATCCTGTTTGTCGGCTCGTCTTCCATCCGCATGTGGGATACGGACGCGAGTTTTCCGGACCTGGATGTGACAAATCGAGGTTTTGGGGGTTCGCAGACTTCGGATGTGCTCTATCACTTTGATAAGGTCGTCAACAAGTATGAGCCTAGTAAAATCGTGTTCTATTGCGGCGACAACGATATCGCTAAAGGCAAATCGCCTGAAAAAGTGATCTGCGATTTCAAAGCATTCATGAAGCAGGTTTATGAAGAACTGCCTGAGGGAACTACGGTTTATTATCTGCCCATCAAGCCCAGCCAAAGTCGATGGAAAATGTGGGAAGAGATGAATCAGGTGAACATGGCGATTAAAAAGTTTTCCGAGCAAGTTGGTCAACTGGAATACGTAGATACTGCAACCGTTTTACTGAACGAAGAAGGAAAACCTCGGGACGATATTTTCATGAAGGATGGATTACATCTGAATAAA